The DNA region GGCCGGTGGGACTGGGGAATGAACACCTGCACCGGCCCCAGCCCGGCTTCCTGGCGTATCTCCGGTCGGCGCCACTGCACGTAGTCGCAGACGGTGGAGTAGGAGATGCCCTCCATCTCGTGCTCGTCCCGCAACCGCTCGAACATCCGCTTCACGGTGTGCCGCTGCGTGCGTGGAGCATCCAGATCCGTCCGCAGCATTTCGTCGATCGCGGGCTTGAAGGCATCCAGGCGCGAACGGCGGGGCGGCAACTTCTTCCGCGGCGCAGGAAACGCCGACGACAGGGCCTCCCGGACCGTGCGGCGATGGACTCCGTACTTGCGAGCCAACGCGCGTACCGACAAGCCCAGCATGCGCGAGTCACGACGGATCGCCGCGTACATCTCGATCTTGCTTGGCGCCATACGCGCCCCCTCAAAGCTCAGGGCACGCTGATGCTCCCACCGCAACAGTCCCAGTGGGGCCAAAACTCGCTGGAACCGTTTCCCGCCCTTGACAGGTGGGGCCAGCACTCATTCCTAAGTGGGGCCAGAGAACACTCCTAAGACGTCATTTCATTTGGCGATTCTGCGATGGCATATGAGGGTTGCCGCGATGGCGGTGAAGGCGAGGAAGTGCTCGGGCTTGCGTTCGTATCGGCGGTGGAGTCGGCGGCAGCCCGACAGCCAGGACACCGTCCGTTCCACGACCCAGCGGTGCCGACCCAGGCGCTGGGAAGACTCAGTGCCCTTGCGTGCGATGCGGTGGGTGATCTGCCGTAAAGAGAGCCAGCGTCGCAGGTGGGGGTAGTCGTACCCCTTGTCGCCGTGGAGCTTGGCGGGCCGCCGACGCCTGGGGCCGCGGCGGGAGCGGACGGGCGGGATACCGCGGACCAGCGGGATGAGGGCCTGGCTGTCGTGGAGGTTGGCGGCGGAGATTCCGAGCGAGAGAGGCAGGCCGTGACGGTCGACGATCAGGTGGATTTTCGATCCGTTCTTGCCGCGGTCGGTCGGATTCGGTCCCGTCAGCCGCCCCCTTTGAGGGCGCGGACGCTGACTGAGTCGATCGCACAGCGCGACCAGTCCAGCTCACCGCGGGAGCCGAGCTCATCGAGGACAAGGCGATGGAGCTTGGCCCACACCCTCGCCTCGGACCACTCGGTGAACCGGCGGAAAGCGGTCACTCCCGAAGGGCCGAAGCCCGGCGGCAGTTGGTTCCACGTGCAGCCCGAGGTGGCGACGAAGATGATCGCGGCCAGCACCTCCCGGTCCCCATGCCGACGGCGACCGCCGCCCTGCGGACGCTCCGGCGCCGGCGGCACCACCCGCTCGAACAGCTCCCACAGATCATCTGGAGCCATTCGCTCAACAAGCGAAGAAGTCACCGTCCCAGGCTGCCGCAAGATCACACCAAACGAAATGGCGTCTAAAGCCACGACGCCGATGAGTCGACCCTCGGAACGGCCGAGGAGCACTTCGGCGCCGGGTTGGGAGAGCTCGTCGGCGAGTGCGGTGGCGACCTGCTCGGTGCTGATGTGGTGCGGGTCCGGGAAGTCTCCGCTGAGTGCGAAGAACTCGTGGTTGGAGGCGTACAGGGCGGTGAGTTCCGTGAGGAGGGGGCCCGGCAGGTCGTCGGGGGAGGCACCGTCGACGGTGGCGGCGAGCGGTTCGAGGATCATGTGGCGCAGGCTAACGGCCCGGCAGGGAACGGGGCGGACGTCGCCCGATAGGGCAGGCCCGGGCCGTGTCCCGGCGGGCAAATAGCGGACCGTGCTCGGGCGATGCATCGGAGCTGGGTGGCGGATGGTGCCCGGGTGATGCGTCGGAGTCGGGTGGCGGACTGCGCCCGGGTGATGTGTCGGAGTCGGGCCAGGCCGGGGTTAGGACGAGGTGTCGGGGGACGGGGAGTTCCCGGGGTCCGGGGAGGTGGGGGTAGTGCGTTTGGTGGAGCGGCGCCATTCGCCGAGGAGGGACCAGAGGGTCGCGCCGAGGGCACCCGTGTTGACGGCGAGCCAGAAGGGGGAGGTGTCGGGGTCGGTCAGATTGTCGATGAGCAGGATGGTGAGGCAGACAGCGAGAAGACAGGAACCGTAGAACTGGCGGCGGGCGAGACGTTGGCTGCGGCGAGGGCCGTCGGAGAGGCGTAGGGCGTAGACCTCGACGTCGCCGAAGACGTCGGCGGCGGGTTCGGTGCCCGGGGTGGCGGCGAGGTGGTGGCGGGCCTCGCGCACGTGGTCGCGGGCCTGGGCGGACGGCATGGCGTGGCGGCCGCGCAAGAGGCCGTCGAGGCGGGCGAACCAGGCCTCGTCGTCACCACTGCACGGGGCGGGGGTGAACCAGCGGTCGAGGGTGGTGTCGGGGAACTTCACCGCTGCGGCGATGGCGGCGAGGCAGACGACCATCAGGACCGGGGCGGGTACGGCGAAGAGTTGGCCTGTGGGGACGAAGGGAGTGGCGCCAACTGCCGTGCAGACCGCTCCGGCTGCGGCGGCTGCGAAGTACCAGGCGCCGCGGACCCGGCCGGCGGCGCGGGCGGCGAGGGCCGCGGTGGCCAGCGTCGCGCCGAGAACGACGGCGGCGGTGATGGTGAAGGACGGCCAGCCGATGCCGACCTGGAGGCCGTCGCGCAGCCACTCGAAGCCGCAGAAGAGGAGTCCGCCGACGCCGAGGGAGACGAAGGAGCCGGAGATGCGTTCGCCGGGGGTCAGGCCGTGGGCGTCGATGCGAGCGCGGTGTTCTTCGGGGATGCGTTCGTCGGCGACGGATCGGGCGTAGGAGTCGGGGTCGCCGAGGAGGTCGAGGGCGGTGCGGTCCGCCTCGTGGACGAGTTGGTGCGCCTCGGTGAGGACGTCGTCGGCGAGGCCGGCGGGCGCGTCGTGGTCGAGGACGAGGCGCAGTTCGACGGAGGCGGCCCACGCCTCGTCCTCCTTGCGCCCCCAAGTGAGCTTCGGCTGGTGGCCCTTGGTCATGTCGGTTCCCCCGGTTCCGCTGTATGAGATGTGGGCCGTGCCGGGCCGGGGTCACCGGGTGTGCGGGACGCACTGGGTGAGCCCGGTGAGCTGGCTTCACTGGGTGAGCTGGCTGCGCCGACTTCACCGGGGACGCTGGGTGCGCTGGTCCCGGTGAGGGTGGCGACGGAGTGGGTGAAGGAGGCCCAGGCGGTGCGGTCGTGGTGAAGGCGGGCTCGGCCGGCGTCGGTGATGCGGTAGTACTTGCGGCCGGGGCCGCCCTCGCCGGCGCCCCACTCGATCTCGACGGAGCCGTCCTCTTCGAGGCGGGTGAGAGCCGGGTAGAGGGTGGCCGCCTTGACGCCGTGGATGCCTGCGGTGGCGAGGTGGTTGAGGAGGGCGTAGCCGTAGCTCTGCTTCTCGGTGTCGAGGATGGCCAGGAGGCAGAGGGGCAGGGCGGCACGGGTCCAGGCGGTGCTGACGGCGCTGGTGTGCGTGGTGCTGGTGTGCGCGGTGCTGGTGTGTGTGGTGCCGGACCCTGCAGCGCCGTGCCGTGCCGTGCGGGACCGTGCGGCGTCGGACTGCGCAGTGCCGGACCCCGCAGCGCGGGATTGTGAGGTGCCGGTGCCGGTGCCGGAGCTCGTGCTGGTGCTCAGGTCCGTGGCGGCGGGCGCTTTCGGCGGTTTTGGCACTCCGGTCCCCCCTTCGCTCTTCGGTCGCGCCTTCTCGACTAGTTGGGGATTCAGAATAGTTGGAGGGAGGGGATAGTGCCAGTGTCGGTGGGTTGGTTGGGGCATGGCGAAGGGCCCCGACCTGGTGGGGTCGGGGCCCTTGCTAAGTCCGCGGGGCGGAGGAACCTCAGACGTTGACGCCGAAGTCCTGCGCGATGCCGACGAGGCCGGAGGCGTAGCCCTGGCCGACGGCGCGGAACTTCCACTCGGCGCCGTTGCGGTAGAGCTCGCCGAAGACCATGGCGGTCTCGGTGGCGGCGTCCTCGGAGAGGTCGTAGCGGGCGATCTCGGTGCCGCCGGCCTGGTTCACGATGCGGATGAACGCGTTGCGGACCTGGCCGAAGTTCTGCGAGCGGTTCTCGGCGTCGTAGATCGAGACCGGGAAGACGATCTTCTCGATGTCGGCGGGGAGGCCCGCGAGGTTGACGTTGATCTGCTCGTCGTCGCCTTCGCCCTGGCCGGTGACGTTGTCGCCGGTGTGGACGATGGTCTGGTCCGGCGTCGCCTTGTTGTTGAAGAAGACGAAGTGGGCGTCCGAGTAGACCTTGCCCTGGGTGTTCACCGCGATGGCGGAGGCGTCCAGGTCGAAGTCGGTGCCCGTGGTGGTGCGGACGTCCCAGCCGAGGCCGACCGTGACGGCGGTCAGGCCAGGTGCCTCCTTGGTGAGCGAGACGTTGCCGCCCTTGGACAGGCTTACAGCCATTGTTGGGAGTCCCTTCCTAGTTGCGTGAGTACAACCGTGTAGTACGTGCGTACTGTGCGGGCTTCGTGCTGGGACGAAGCTACCGACACCCCTATGAACGCCGAGGGGGGTATCGAAGGTTCCATATGCCGGGGACTGTCTTTACTTTCTTTACTCGTTCGATGCGGACCGAAGCTGTCCTGGTCATGGGGCTTTGATGCGGACCGTTGGTACGGGCTTCGGGTGCGGGTGGGGTGCGGGCGGGAAAAGTGGGTGACGTGGGGTGTTCGTACGCGGGACCATGGAGCACATGTCCGGTCACCGCGCTTACGTCATCCGTGGCTCCGTCTCGCTGCCCGAGGCCGAGCTGATGTGGCGTTTCTCGCGGTCATCAGGGCCCGGTGGGCAGCACGTCAACACCAGTGACTCGCAGGTCGAGCTCCGCTTCGACCTCGCGCGCACGGAGGCGCTGCCCGAGGTGTGGAAGGAGCGGGCGCTCGAGCGGCTCGGGCCACGCCTTGTGGGCGGCGTCATCAGCGTACGGGCCAGTGAGCACCGTTCGCAGTGGCGGAACAGGGAGATGGCGGCCACCCGCCTCGCCTCCCTGCTCGCGGAGGCCACCGCTCCGCCGCCCAAGCCGCGCCGCGCCACCCGCATCCCTCGCGGGATCAACGAGCGGCGGCTGCGGGAGAAGAAGCGGCGCGGGGAGACGAAGCAGGGGCGCTCGGGCAAGGGCTGGGGCTAGGCCTGGGCCCGTGCGGTTCTAGTCCAACTGGCGGTAGCGGCCCTTGAAGTACAGCAGTGGGCCCCCGTCCGCGCTCGGCAGCTCCGCCGTCAGTACGCGGCCGATGACGAGGGTGTGATCGCCCGCCGTCACGGTCTGTTCCGTGCGGCACTCAAGGGTCGCGAGGGCGCCGCCGACCAGAGGGGCGCCGGTGATGTCGCCGCGTACGTAGGGGATGTCCTCGAAGAGGAGCCGGTCGCTGATGCGGCCCTTCATGGCGAAGCGGCCCGCGATGTGCCGCTGGCTCTCGGTCAGGACCGACACGGCCCACAGCGGCTGCTCCGCGAGCAGGTCGTCCATCCGGGAGCCCTCCCGCAGGCTGACCATGACCAGGGGCGGGTCCAGGGACACGGAGAGGAAGGCCGTCGCCGTCATGCCGACGTCCTCGCTGCCGGGGGCCGTCGGGTCGTCCGGGTCGAGCGGGGGCTCTTGGGCCGTCACCAGGACCACGCCCGCGGCCAGGCGGGACATGGCGGCGCGGAACTCGTCGTTGCTCACCCCCACAGGATGAGGGGTGGACGAGGCCCCGGTCGGGGTCCGGGTCTGGGTCTTGATGGTCAGATCGGCAGCCACGTTGTTGACGCTAGTCGCGGACTCGGGTGCTTCGCATCGGACCCCGGGCTGAGGGTGGACCTAGGGCGAGACCTAGGACTTTCGGGGGCGGCGGGCCCCGCAGGGGCGTATGGTGCGCGGGACCCCGGGGGTCGGCCCCGGCTTCGGTGGTGCAGTCGCGTTGCCCCTTGGCCAAGGCTTGTGCACCACCCTCCGTATAGCTCAAATTTGGCTCAACTCCAGGGCTCAAATCGGACCTCTCACCTGTGACTTGAGTCACAGGGCCCATATTTTGTTGACCCTGTGTACCGAGTGGGCAGCTCGCTGTGATTCAGTGACGGTGGCAATCGGACAGGTACGGAACAGGCACGTACAGGCACAGACGCTGGGGCGCCACGGCGCGACGGGGCGCGAAGGAACCCACGGCGGAGTCAGAGATTCAGAGTCAGAGCTAAAGATTCAGCTAGAGATTCAGAGTTTCAGAGTTACGGACACTGAGGACGCTGCGGATCCTGGAGTTGCTGTCGAGGTCTCGGGGAGAGCGAGCATGGAGACCGAGTCGGAGCCGTACGTCCGTCTTGCGACCCTGCGGCAGCTGCATCAGGTGGTTGCGGACCTCAATACGGCCCGTAGCCTCGCGGACACGCTGCAGACCGTCGCCGACGGCGTGGTCAACGGCCTTGGCTATGAACTGGCGTGCGTCAATCTCGTACGCCCGGACGGCGATCTCGTCGTCGCCGCGTTCGCGGGCAACCCGGCCGCAGAGGCCCTGATCACCGGCCGCGTCGGCTCCCGGGAGTCCTGGGAGCGCCGCCTGACCATGGGCGAGGCCTGGGGGGCGCTGCGCTTCATTCCGTACACGGAGGGCTGGGTCCTCGACGAGGACGACGTGCCGCAGTGGTACACCGAAGGCCCCGAGCCCCGCTTCGAGGACGAGTGGCACCCCTCCGACCGCCTGTTCGCGCCGATGTACGCGACGGGGTCGTCGGGCGGCGAGCTGATCGGTGTGATCTCCGTGGACCGCCCGCGCAACGGGCGGCGCCCGGGCGCGTGGGGGCGCGAGGCGCTCCAGATGTACGCCTTCCAGGCCGCCATCGCCATCAGCAACGCCCGGCTGCGCGCCAACATGCAGCGCGCCCTGGTCCGCCTCGAGCGCGAGCAGCAGGCGCTGCGGGCCAGCGAGGAGAGCTTCCGGCAGGCCTTCGAGTACGCGCCGAGCGGCATGGCGATCGCCGAGATGGGCGGGGACCAGCACGGGCGGATCCTGCGCACGAACGACGCGCTGTGCCGTCTGCTCGGCCGCCCCGCGTCCGCGATGCGCCGCTACTCCTTCTCCGACCTGGTGCACCCCGAGGACATCGGGACGCTGCTGCGCACGTCGGCCGAGGGCGGGCGGGCCGAGCTGCGGTTCGCGCGCCGCGACGGGACGTACGTGTGGGTGTCGCTGCGGAACTCGGTGGTCGCGGACGCCGCGGACGGGCCCAGGTTCCTGCTCACGCACGTCGAGGACATCGAGGAGCGCAAGCGCCGTGAGCTGCAGCTCGCGCACCGCGCCTCGCACGACTCCCTGACCGGACTGCCGAACTCCGCCGAGCTGCGGGCCCGCCTCAGCGCCCGGCTCTGTCGCAGGCCGCACGCGGGTTCGCCGTCCACGGTGGACTCGTTGGACGCGGCGTACGACAACAGCGGGCTGTACGCCTCGGGGCACGCCGTCGGGCACGGGCACGGCCCCGGGGGCGCGCACGCGGGGGCGCACGGCGACGGCTATGACCACCACGTCCATACCGTCGCCCCGCCCGATGAGAGCGCCCCCGACGACGGCACCAAGGGCCTCGCCGTCCTCTTCTGCGACCTCGACGGCTTCAAGTCGATCAACGACCGCTTCGGGCACCACACGGGCGACGCCGTCCTCATCGAGGTCGCCCGCCGGCTGACCAACGGGGTCAGGGACGGGGACACGGTGGCGCGGCTCGGCGGCGACGAGTTCGTGGTGCTCGCCGACGGGCTCGGCCGGGCCGACGCGCAGGACCTCGCGGTGCGGCTGCGGAACGCGATCATCCCGCCGATCCGGGTGGATGGGCGCGCGGTGCGCGTCGGCGCCAGCTTCGGCATCGGATGGGCGCATTGCGGGATGTCCGCGGACGAAGTGCTGCACTCCGCCGACCAGCGGATGTACGTGGAGAAAAGGTCGCGGGCCAAGCAGCACCGGCGGGCCGGGTGAGCGTGCGCGTACGCGCGCGCGCCGACAGTGCGCCGTGCGCGCGGTAGGGGTGTGAACTCCCGTACGCGGTAACGGATGCGGGGCGCGGGGTGCTCTGGCGCGGGCGCCCCGGCGGGGGCGGGCGCACGTGTTCCGGCCGATGTCCCCGCCCGTGTCCCCACCTGTGTCCTGGAAGAAGTCAACGTCAACTCGGGCGGTCACCCGGAGCGGGTAGGCTCGCCCGCATCCGCGATGCGAGGGAGTGACCTGCGAATGACGCCCGGCAATAACGGCGAGCACACGCCGCGCGCGCCAGAGGG from Streptomyces flavofungini includes:
- a CDS encoding IS5 family transposase (programmed frameshift); translated protein: MAPDDLWELFERVVPPAPERPQGGGRRRHGDREVLAAIIFVATSGCTWNQLPPGFGPSGVTAFRRFTEWSEARVWAKLHRLVLDELGSRGELDWSRCAIDSVSVRALKGGGLTGPNPTDRGKNGSKIHLIVDRHGLPLSLGISAANLHDSQALIPLVRGIPPVRSRRGPRRRRPAKLHGDKGYDYPHLRRWLSLRQITHRIARKGTESSQRLGRHRWVVERTVSWLSGCRRLHRRYERKPEHFLAFTAIAATLICHRRIAK
- a CDS encoding PadR family transcriptional regulator, with product MPKPPKAPAATDLSTSTSSGTGTGTSQSRAAGSGTAQSDAARSRTARHGAAGSGTTHTSTAHTSTTHTSAVSTAWTRAALPLCLLAILDTEKQSYGYALLNHLATAGIHGVKAATLYPALTRLEEDGSVEIEWGAGEGGPGRKYYRITDAGRARLHHDRTAWASFTHSVATLTGTSAPSVPGEVGAASSPSEASSPGSPSASRTPGDPGPARPTSHTAEPGEPT
- a CDS encoding TerD family protein, which translates into the protein MAVSLSKGGNVSLTKEAPGLTAVTVGLGWDVRTTTGTDFDLDASAIAVNTQGKVYSDAHFVFFNNKATPDQTIVHTGDNVTGQGEGDDEQINVNLAGLPADIEKIVFPVSIYDAENRSQNFGQVRNAFIRIVNQAGGTEIARYDLSEDAATETAMVFGELYRNGAEWKFRAVGQGYASGLVGIAQDFGVNV
- the arfB gene encoding alternative ribosome rescue aminoacyl-tRNA hydrolase ArfB, translated to MEHMSGHRAYVIRGSVSLPEAELMWRFSRSSGPGGQHVNTSDSQVELRFDLARTEALPEVWKERALERLGPRLVGGVISVRASEHRSQWRNREMAATRLASLLAEATAPPPKPRRATRIPRGINERRLREKKRRGETKQGRSGKGWG
- a CDS encoding flavin reductase family protein, whose product is MSNDEFRAAMSRLAAGVVLVTAQEPPLDPDDPTAPGSEDVGMTATAFLSVSLDPPLVMVSLREGSRMDDLLAEQPLWAVSVLTESQRHIAGRFAMKGRISDRLLFEDIPYVRGDITGAPLVGGALATLECRTEQTVTAGDHTLVIGRVLTAELPSADGGPLLYFKGRYRQLD
- the cdgB gene encoding diguanylate cyclase CdgB translates to METESEPYVRLATLRQLHQVVADLNTARSLADTLQTVADGVVNGLGYELACVNLVRPDGDLVVAAFAGNPAAEALITGRVGSRESWERRLTMGEAWGALRFIPYTEGWVLDEDDVPQWYTEGPEPRFEDEWHPSDRLFAPMYATGSSGGELIGVISVDRPRNGRRPGAWGREALQMYAFQAAIAISNARLRANMQRALVRLEREQQALRASEESFRQAFEYAPSGMAIAEMGGDQHGRILRTNDALCRLLGRPASAMRRYSFSDLVHPEDIGTLLRTSAEGGRAELRFARRDGTYVWVSLRNSVVADAADGPRFLLTHVEDIEERKRRELQLAHRASHDSLTGLPNSAELRARLSARLCRRPHAGSPSTVDSLDAAYDNSGLYASGHAVGHGHGPGGAHAGAHGDGYDHHVHTVAPPDESAPDDGTKGLAVLFCDLDGFKSINDRFGHHTGDAVLIEVARRLTNGVRDGDTVARLGGDEFVVLADGLGRADAQDLAVRLRNAIIPPIRVDGRAVRVGASFGIGWAHCGMSADEVLHSADQRMYVEKRSRAKQHRRAG